The Mycoplasma nasistruthionis genome contains a region encoding:
- a CDS encoding S8/S53 family peptidase, whose product MKNRFKKTLWGLFGLLPVSLLFVSSSQNENHTPLYKPYIKRMNMWDSYLKNSSSDSIDDININFMKVGVIEIEKSKDDFDLKFLNEVSFTNNAHNIHIINYKNNDATGELTKHGKQVVSTIGTPLGINNKSKIYYSNWKNNPENLEKILEYFAEQKVDIINCSFGIDRPFLYDWFYMEAVEHINKIMLTPELQNIFSGDYQFYKIDKDLKDMAVFADFIGLLTFEPENVISDPNANEELFAYVQYMNSEKNSFRIFNKYIRKYGMKIFKSAGNKRSTEKILLMYI is encoded by the coding sequence ATGAAAAATAGATTTAAAAAAACATTATGAGGATTATTCGGATTATTACCAGTATCCTTATTATTCGTTTCATCATCACAAAACGAAAATCATACACCTTTATATAAGCCTTATATAAAGAGAATGAACATGTGAGATTCTTACTTAAAAAACTCCTCATCAGATAGTATTGATGATATCAATATAAATTTTATGAAGGTAGGAGTAATAGAAATAGAAAAATCTAAGGATGATTTTGACTTAAAGTTTTTAAATGAAGTAAGTTTTACAAATAATGCTCACAACATACATATAATAAATTATAAAAATAACGATGCTACTGGTGAATTAACGAAGCACGGAAAACAAGTGGTTTCAACAATAGGCACTCCCTTAGGAATAAATAATAAATCAAAAATTTATTACAGTAATTGAAAAAATAATCCTGAAAATCTTGAAAAAATACTTGAGTATTTTGCAGAACAAAAAGTAGACATAATTAATTGTAGTTTTGGAATTGATAGACCTTTTTTATATGACTGATTTTATATGGAAGCAGTCGAGCACATAAACAAGATTATGTTAACTCCAGAATTACAAAATATATTTAGTGGTGATTATCAATTTTATAAAATCGATAAAGATTTAAAAGATATGGCTGTTTTTGCTGATTTTATAGGTTTACTTACTTTTGAACCTGAAAACGTCATATCTGATCCTAATGCAAACGAAGAATTGTTCGCTTATGTTCAATATATGAATAGTGAAAAGAATTCTTTTAGAATTTTTAATAAATATATTAGAAAATACGGAATGAAAATTTTTAAATCAGCTGGTAATAAAAGATCAACTGAAAAAATTTTATTGATGTATATTTAA
- a CDS encoding DJ-1/PfpI family protein, producing the protein MRLLVIVGDKFNDIELTSTLSVLIASEQMKSIEYYSNNLTHATGQFGIVKLRDLKNKVDVNDYDAVFIPGGMSAQALRANKPELDLVREFLNNNKYLFTICDAPNALREAEIFDNNFHYSSYPSQWGLLVAGSNRNESNVTIQGKVITARNALSAAQLGYTILKVYFNKDLANQTYHRMSGNKNKDLF; encoded by the coding sequence ATGAGATTATTAGTAATTGTAGGTGATAAATTCAATGATATTGAATTAACATCAACATTATCAGTTTTAATTGCTTCAGAACAAATGAAAAGCATTGAATATTACTCAAATAATTTAACACATGCTACAGGACAATTTGGTATTGTTAAATTACGAGATCTAAAAAACAAAGTAGATGTAAACGATTATGACGCTGTCTTTATTCCTGGTGGAATGTCAGCACAAGCTTTAAGAGCTAACAAACCAGAATTAGACTTAGTTAGAGAATTTTTAAACAATAACAAATATTTATTCACTATTTGCGATGCTCCTAATGCTCTACGTGAAGCTGAAATATTTGATAACAACTTCCATTATTCATCATATCCTAGTCAATGAGGTTTATTAGTAGCAGGCTCAAACAGAAATGAAAGCAACGTTACAATTCAAGGCAAAGTTATTACAGCACGTAATGCTTTATCAGCTGCTCAACTAGGTTATACAATTCTAAAAGTTTATTTCAATAAAGACTTAGCAAATCAAACTTACCACCGTATGTCAGGTAACAAAAATAAAGACTTATTCTAG
- a CDS encoding MSC_0882 family membrane protein: protein MNPENQNFNNNPNNNNFNNNQNQNFNPNYTNQYQQPQYNQFQGAQQFTAQVPSGINTSMNNVNYQADPKGELPKALYNTFKREKRISLIAMLFWLSVLLISIAGIIATYLVCRFSLQNDQNKGIIYYLFSSVLLLISLIYTVKSSIKRTSWKRGEQKTRDDYAKGNISSISVFQDTYRSLSFKMLRLNWILAFFLTYFGLFTIIITILYNQSTPWQIGHKPVDNSSFSFFIELKWPEVLNNGFGNTKLLLILSTVFIGIVCVLFTLVRVFDLKRIAEIKENLGADSATIINAVATEKKSENKAWIKSYTIVFIIVVLIPLILFIYLVWRGIIRRGKK, encoded by the coding sequence ATGAATCCAGAAAATCAAAATTTTAATAATAATCCTAACAACAATAACTTTAACAACAATCAAAATCAAAACTTTAATCCAAATTACACCAATCAATATCAACAACCACAATACAATCAATTTCAAGGTGCTCAACAATTCACTGCACAAGTACCTTCTGGAATTAACACTTCAATGAACAATGTTAATTATCAGGCTGATCCTAAAGGTGAATTACCAAAAGCCTTATATAACACTTTTAAACGTGAAAAGCGTATTTCATTAATAGCTATGCTATTTTGATTAAGTGTTTTACTAATTTCAATTGCTGGAATTATTGCAACTTATTTAGTTTGTCGTTTTTCATTACAAAATGACCAAAATAAAGGAATTATTTACTATTTATTTAGTTCTGTATTATTATTAATTTCTTTAATTTATACTGTTAAATCAAGTATTAAACGCACATCTTGAAAAAGAGGTGAACAAAAAACAAGAGATGATTATGCTAAGGGAAATATAAGTTCTATTTCAGTATTTCAAGATACTTACAGATCCTTGTCATTCAAGATGTTAAGATTAAACTGAATTTTAGCTTTCTTCTTAACTTACTTTGGTTTATTTACAATTATTATTACAATTCTTTACAACCAATCAACTCCATGACAAATTGGACACAAACCAGTTGATAACTCATCATTTTCATTCTTTATTGAATTAAAATGACCAGAAGTTTTAAATAATGGTTTTGGGAATACAAAATTATTATTAATTCTGTCAACAGTATTTATTGGAATTGTGTGTGTTTTATTTACTCTAGTAAGAGTTTTTGATTTAAAACGTATAGCTGAAATCAAGGAAAACTTAGGCGCTGATTCAGCAACTATTATTAATGCAGTTGCTACTGAGAAAAAATCCGAAAACAAAGCTTGAATAAAATCTTATACTATTGTGTTTATTATTGTAGTTCTTATTCCATTAATCCTATTCATCTATTTAGTTTGAAGAGGAATTATAAGAAGAGGTAAAAAATAA
- the def gene encoding peptide deformylase, protein MNKKFDINIVQLPNDVLRKKSVDVPIPLTDEDIELAERMIYHIDDSQTEGTEFRPGVGVAAVQYGILKNVFYVYIQDNDGNVVFKDVLFNPKVVYTTDKKTALEEGEGCLSVDGSWPNQAGYVYRASEIVVDAYSYYQRQFLRYSAKGYLAIVFQHELDHLRGHLFIDRINKKLPWRKLPNAKLL, encoded by the coding sequence ATGAATAAAAAATTTGATATTAATATTGTTCAATTACCAAATGACGTTTTACGTAAAAAGTCTGTGGATGTACCAATTCCTTTGACTGATGAAGATATTGAACTAGCTGAAAGAATGATTTATCATATTGATGATTCTCAAACAGAAGGAACTGAATTTAGACCAGGTGTTGGAGTTGCTGCTGTTCAATATGGAATTTTAAAAAATGTATTTTATGTTTACATCCAAGACAATGATGGTAATGTTGTTTTTAAAGATGTTTTATTCAATCCAAAAGTAGTTTATACAACTGATAAAAAAACTGCTCTTGAAGAAGGTGAAGGATGTTTAAGTGTGGATGGATCATGACCTAATCAAGCAGGTTATGTTTATCGTGCTTCAGAAATTGTTGTTGATGCTTACAGTTATTATCAAAGACAATTTCTACGTTATTCAGCAAAAGGTTATTTAGCCATTGTTTTCCAACATGAACTTGACCATTTAAGAGGACATTTATTTATTGATAGAATTAATAAAAAACTACCTTGAAGAAAATTACCAAACGCTAAATTATTATAA
- a CDS encoding S8 family serine peptidase, with protein sequence MVDIRSYFVDNVIQVGSIDASTRRSGFSYFDSEFHDKIPFISAFGNGYYKDRIHLKDQSEFNLLKPDQINEIQITQEDLQELYKFDGTSLASPMIAGSVSLLQTLTKSSIPLSAIQSLMSHTAKYATSKYWNWNTSELKWEEKNLDWMTSNHSKNWTGYGYLNFSRMLSIYKKYQTKVKQNISNTTGLFKLQNIVLDDYLNGKTVYQILDKYNTGISTDYKTFTASSRIYSIPQIIEFFEEKSEYHFGKEKSEYLFLAENMKKIFKDNNDRFMKNIFDLTADMTVRKLIYDREENDLREITNHKLKNSNSKDSSTEKIIYGSTSRNLETSTNLFMSFPQLEYMVIKIRKTDQIDKVNKEKLLNLLVEKYKDLLNNEFEIYCINELKAF encoded by the coding sequence TTGGTAGATATTAGAAGTTATTTTGTCGACAATGTAATTCAAGTAGGTTCTATAGATGCTTCAACAAGAAGATCTGGTTTTTCATATTTCGACTCTGAGTTTCATGATAAAATTCCTTTTATATCTGCTTTTGGAAATGGTTATTACAAAGATAGAATACACTTAAAAGATCAGTCGGAATTTAATTTGTTGAAGCCTGATCAAATAAATGAAATACAAATAACTCAGGAAGATTTACAAGAATTATATAAGTTTGATGGTACAAGTTTAGCTTCTCCTATGATTGCTGGTTCAGTGTCCTTATTACAAACCTTAACTAAGTCTTCTATTCCTTTGTCTGCAATTCAATCTTTAATGTCTCACACTGCAAAATATGCTACATCAAAATATTGAAATTGAAACACTTCAGAACTGAAATGGGAAGAGAAGAATCTAGATTGAATGACAAGTAATCATTCAAAAAATTGAACAGGTTATGGTTATTTAAATTTTTCTAGAATGTTGAGCATATATAAGAAGTATCAAACTAAAGTAAAACAAAATATAAGCAATACAACTGGTTTATTTAAACTCCAAAATATTGTTCTAGATGATTACTTAAATGGGAAAACAGTTTATCAAATTCTTGATAAATACAACACAGGCATATCTACTGATTATAAGACATTTACTGCTAGTTCAAGGATTTATTCAATTCCTCAAATAATTGAATTTTTTGAAGAAAAAAGTGAATATCATTTTGGCAAAGAAAAAAGTGAATATTTATTTTTAGCTGAAAACATGAAAAAAATATTTAAAGATAATAATGATAGATTTATGAAAAATATTTTCGATTTAACCGCAGACATGACAGTTCGAAAATTAATTTATGATAGAGAAGAAAATGATTTAAGAGAAATTACTAATCATAAATTAAAAAATTCAAATTCCAAAGACTCTTCAACTGAAAAAATTATATATGGATCAACTTCTAGAAATTTAGAAACCTCTACTAATTTATTCATGTCTTTTCCTCAGTTAGAGTATATGGTTATAAAAATAAGAAAAACAGATCAAATAGACAAAGTAAATAAAGAAAAACTTTTAAATTTATTGGTAGAGAAATATAAAGATCTACTCAATAATGAATTTGAGATATACTGCATAAATGAACTTAAAGCATTTTAA
- a CDS encoding PQ-loop domain-containing transporter, producing the protein MLNITYNIFLWLSAVFVISLSVPQLVKLLKDKKTGPVSFTSFWIFHIGILLWVVYGATAKQNDLFLNVIVADGIGLFVNGIMTGLLYYYKREFTSEQKLYGYLGILATWAIGTIFIGLYFAEYNLGHGAAVSGAFKFKVPEEATLIFGFVFPAFTTLAFLPQLIQSFKTGQWQGVSYIMYLLYVINNIVWIIWWGLGFAIAANNNDSYLGLIGGITWQIISLILFSIQLTFTLIDKRRRELAVQL; encoded by the coding sequence ATGTTGAATATTACATATAATATATTTTTATGGTTATCAGCAGTCTTTGTTATTTCTTTAAGTGTTCCACAATTAGTTAAATTACTTAAAGATAAGAAAACAGGACCTGTTAGCTTTACTTCATTCTGAATTTTCCACATTGGAATTTTATTATGAGTTGTTTACGGTGCTACAGCAAAACAAAATGATTTATTCTTAAACGTTATTGTAGCTGATGGAATTGGATTATTTGTTAATGGTATTATGACAGGTCTGTTATATTACTACAAAAGAGAATTTACATCAGAACAAAAACTATATGGTTACTTAGGAATTTTAGCAACTTGAGCAATTGGTACAATATTTATTGGTCTATATTTTGCAGAATACAATCTAGGACATGGGGCTGCTGTAAGTGGAGCATTTAAATTTAAAGTACCAGAAGAAGCTACTTTAATATTTGGATTTGTGTTCCCTGCATTTACTACACTAGCTTTCTTACCACAATTAATTCAATCATTCAAAACAGGTCAATGACAAGGTGTTTCATATATTATGTACCTACTATACGTAATCAATAACATTGTTTGAATTATTTGATGAGGACTTGGCTTTGCAATTGCAGCAAATAACAATGACTCATATTTAGGATTAATTGGTGGAATCACATGACAAATCATTTCATTAATTCTATTCAGTATTCAATTAACGTTTACATTAATTGATAAGCGTCGTAGAGAATTAGCTGTCCAATTATAA